The stretch of DNA tgtgaaattcatgTGTGTATTTATGTAGGAACACCGTTCACTGTAGATGCGTTTCGATATGGTTGTGTTCAAGGATGTTCTGCTTATTTCCTTACTCATTTTCATGCTGATCATTACATTGGTCTCACCAAAGCTTGGTCTCATGGTCCTATTTACTGCTCCTCTCTCACTAGTCGTCTTCTTAGACTTAGTCTATCTGTTAATCCCTCGTAAGCTCTTTGCTAATGCTATCTATGTCTCTTTAAGGACTTTCTACAGATTTTTAAATTGAGTTTTCCGTGTGGTGAATTCTGTGTGTAGGTTTATTCATCCATTGGAGCTAGACGTTGAATACAGTATTAATGGAATCAAAGTCACTTTGATTGAAGCTAATCATTGCCCTGGTGCTGCTCTTATTCACTTTCGTCTCTTAGATGGAACGTGTTATCTGCACACGGGAGATTTCAGGGCTTCGAAACAGATGCAAACTCATCCTCTCCTCTATAACCAACGAGTTCATGTTCTGTATTTGGATACAACATATTGCAATCCTAGATACAAGTGAGAGCAAAAACTTTtgaataatagaagaaaaatcatGATGGATTTTGCGGGAGCATGTTCGTAAAAGTTTAATCCATCCTTTTTAATGTCTGTTTGTTTAGGTTCCCCTCAAAAGAAGATGTCTTAAGTTATGTTGTGAGAATCACAAAGGATTTCCTCAGGAAGCAACCGAAGACTCTAATTGTGGTTGGTTCTTATAGCATTGGGAAAGAATGTGTTTATCTTGCTATTTCCAAAGCTCTTGGGGTATAAATTCCTGGAgaaattctcttttcttttagcCATCTTTTATGGACTTCCATGTTCTAACATTGTGGGGATTTTAGGTTAAGATATTTGCAAATGCTTCAAGAAGACAGATCCTGCAATCATTTGGTTGGGATGATATTTCTAAGAATCTTTGTACAGATGGGAAAACCACATGTCTTCATGTTTTGCCTATGTCATCATTGAAAGTTGAAGTATTTCTCTAAAACCAAGATGCTTATCTCAAGTATTATTCATTTTATCTAGTTCCCATGTCAACCTCTCATGATCTTATCTCTATTCTAACAATTTCTGAAGAGACTCGATGAACACTTGAAGAATTATAGAGAACAGTATGGAGCAGTTTTGGCATTTAGGCCCACAGGTGAATTTTTTgcctttcatttttttaaaggttttttgtTGAAACGATTGGTTCAAATAGTGAAGTGTGTTTTCAGGTTGGACTTACTCCGAGAAAATAGGTGAACACCTTGATCTAATAAAACCAACTTCAAGGGGAAAAATCACCATTTACGGtgagtttgatttttgtaatgcatattcCGTATGAGCTTCAGTGATATATTATACATAGCTAAAAGTATAATCATGATTCATGACTCGTGGGAGGCCTATTTTTCTGACCATGTAAATTATGTACTATCTTTCTAGGGGTTCCATATAGTGAGCATTCAAGCTTCACAGAACTTCGTGAGTTTGTTCAGGTGTGTACCAAGGAtgtttgttattttcttgtCTGTCCTCGATAAGTTTTACACATCTTTTAGCATTAACTGATTCCATTGTTACGCAGTTTTTAAGGCCAGATAAGATTATTCCGACAGTGAACAATGCAAATGCTGAAAATCGCGAGAAAATGCAATCATGTTTCAGAGAATGGCTCAGACGCTGAGACTCCAGGTTGATGGATGATTATTGCTTTCTATTGGTAAGAAAACCAATAGCCTTTGGCCATTCTATCTGTAATACTTTCCCCCTTTTTTTGCAGCTTCTGAATCCCTGTATGTTGATCATAGTAGCTTTCAAGGGATGCGTTGGTGATTCTGTAAGATCTTTGATACTGCAACTGGTGAATACAGTAGAGTTAAAGTACTTGGGAAGGATTCATGATATTCTTTTATCCAGAGGTTTTATTCTTAGCTTTTCTCTTGTATTGATCTAGTATATCATCATGTGGCTAAattcttttaaagaaaagagTCCAAAGTAACAATATTGTCTATATTCTTCATTTAGTTATCTGTACCTAGAAGAAGGATTAGCTTCAACATCAAGATGAATTGTTTAGTTCCCACGACAAGCAATGAGTAGAGTTAATGCAAAGAAAGAATAAGATAACCAAATCGAGGGAGATGTATCTGGAGATGTTGAACTGCCATTATCCTCATTGCAAAAACTCCGATGATACCTTCTGATTCATGTCTTAGTCACATTCAAACTATTTAGTTGCATCACTGGGAAAATGTTCCAAGCCAATGCCTTTTATGTGGTGAAAGGGTTCCTAGTCTCAGAGATGCATTGGCCTGTGAGATTTACTGTTTCAAAATCTGTTGTCCTTGTGTGTTTGGTTGTTTCAGAGAGCATCTAAACCAACGGATCGTATTAGTTAATATAATCTCTGTTtgactttttttacttttgagaAACACATTCAAGTCACAGGGTCTTAACCCATTTGCTTCTCATCATGTCTTAACTTTGTTTATAGAAGAAGCTTCcaataatatattacaattgGGACGTTTGATAAACCTAGAGAAACGAAACTAATTAACTACAGAGCAGTACTGAGGATCAATTTGACGCTCTCCTCCTCTATTCGAAATGCTGGAAATGTCAATAAAGTCTTCCTTTGTGCTTCCTTCTTCTGTCATTACTCTTAGGAATTCTTCAAGAGCGCTCTGCATCCACTCATACCGACACAGCTCCAAGGCTTCTTTAACATTCAACTGTGCATTTTACAAACAAACCTCTTATCAGTATATGACAATGTAATATGACACAGACAGAAGCAACATTGTGCGCTTTTATACCCATCTCCTCTCGCGGTTTTCTTGCTCTGGCCATGTCGCAAGTTCTTCCTTCACTTCTAACGCAAACATATAACCTTTGCATCCACCAGCTAAGCAGCAATCAGCTTCCATACTGCTACTCTTGCTTCTAAATTCCCAAACACCTAATGGATCTTCCTAAAGAACACACCAAAAGACGACTCAACTCAATCTAAATCTATACAAAAAAGCTTTCTCAGAGCTATCTATAAAGTCTGTGTTGAAACAGGGAAACTAACTCTTAGTATTCCTTTAACTCCTGCTTCTTCCATGGCTTCACGAGAGGCAGCTTCAAGAACAGTCTCATCATCTTCCCATCCTCCCTGAACAAATAACACAAGTAAAAGATTCATACAATAACACTTTTTTCCATATAGTGGCAACATGCatcaaaatcaagaattatGGATCAAGACCTTTGGGAAAACAAGATCGTGACGATTAGGAGATGAAACCATAAGAACTTCAAGCTTGTTTTCAAAGTCAACACTTGTTGAGCcctcctcttcatcatctttcacCAGTCTATATGGAATGCATCTGTCACCACATTCAACACATGAGTTACGGTCGTTTTAGATTTCCAATATTGACACATTACATCACATCACATCACATCACATCAATCAAGAACGATTTCAAAGCATAAATTAAGGTCAACCCCCCCGCATGAAAGTGAAAGGTGAGAGAAAAGGATTAAGTACCCAGAAACAAGACGGAAGTTGTTGTCATAACGTTGATGGTCTCGTCCTGTTCTTGCTGAAAGATTCGacattttttatcaaaacctgAAATCAACCccaaattaaaaggaaaaaaaaaaacaaaaatttatctttaagattgaagaaatcgagaagaagaagaagaagaggaagagccaATTACAGAGAAAATGCAGAGGTCCCTAAGCTGTGAAAAAATCCTGTCTTTATCTGTTGGTGTCATCATAGCTTTTGCTTCCATGGCGAATCATCTTGTTCaataaagattcaatttttatgatattatcTGAACCCAGAACTGAAGAACCAAGGGAGCTGAAAACACACAAccggaaacaaaaaagaaactacaagaaatgaaaaaagaaaggaaCGGTTTCGGTTTGTTAGCCATAtgggaagaaggagaaagatgagCTTTTTCCGGTGACAAATTTAAGAGAGAGAGCAGCTGATGAAAGAGAGCATTCAATTCTTTTATTAACTAATATAAACCACTCGTTCTTTTtcacctttcttttctttaaaaaataaaaacagaaaatttctAATTTCAATTGTGAAAAAGAACGAAAATGAAAATATGTTTGTGTaacttatttcattttatttgtgaTTTTAATTGCTAAAGTtaatatcaaataatttattttaagaatGTAACTCTCCtcattttaatcacaaattttaaaTCTCTGGCTTTTGCTCttccatctatatatacactttttggagatatttataaaataaatcctaaagttGACACTTATTTACATACATGTCATTagcattaaataattaatttaataaataaatgttaatttatttatagaaacaaaatgttttaaaaggtaacaaacataattgtataaGGAGGTAAGTTAATAGttattgttctttaaaatttttaaaaactgttttgataaaaaataatttttagcctcacatactatattttacttt from Camelina sativa cultivar DH55 chromosome 9, Cs, whole genome shotgun sequence encodes:
- the LOC104710470 gene encoding DNA cross-link repair protein SNM1; translated protein: MEVSDEEDDDWFGSRFNDGVNEEEEEEEEEGFVFYDDDVKDEEGFASDFYKAGSDWSCLVGEEDEETVVSSEKNKKKMRQSDLFQSWGLQESSPDTTKKMKQTDLFQIWGLQKKPSPFTSPASTSAKKTNTTGLGKRRRDSLFSNDSPRPCPFYKKLPGTPFTVDAFRYGCVQGCSAYFLTHFHADHYIGLTKAWSHGPIYCSSLTSRLLRLSLSVNPSFIHPLELDVEYSINGIKVTLIEANHCPGAALIHFRLLDGTCYLHTGDFRASKQMQTHPLLYNQRVHVLYLDTTYCNPRYKFPSKEDVLSYVVRITKDFLRKQPKTLIVVGSYSIGKECVYLAISKALGVKIFANASRRQILQSFGWDDISKNLCTDGKTTCLHVLPMSSLKVERLDEHLKNYREQYGAVLAFRPTGWTYSEKIGEHLDLIKPTSRGKITIYGVPYSEHSSFTELREFVQFLRPDKIIPTVNNANAENREKMQSCFREWLRR
- the LOC104710469 gene encoding nudix hydrolase 13, mitochondrial-like — protein: MSNLSARTGRDHQRYDNNFRLVSGCIPYRLVKDDEEEGSTSVDFENKLEVLMVSSPNRHDLVFPKGGWEDDETVLEAASREAMEEAGVKGILREDPLGVWEFRSKSSSMEADCCLAGGCKGYMFALEVKEELATWPEQENRERRWLNVKEALELCRYEWMQSALEEFLRVMTEEGSTKEDFIDISSISNRGGERQIDPQYCSVVN